The proteins below come from a single Miscanthus floridulus cultivar M001 chromosome 1, ASM1932011v1, whole genome shotgun sequence genomic window:
- the LOC136465939 gene encoding uncharacterized protein, whose amino-acid sequence MEPADDMEIPELELPHASAKSKEVKESEEANTAFEQLKLFLTKPLVMTAPQLDETLLIYIAATSRVVSTTIVVECEESGHAYKVQCPLRHYFEYYKIAVVTKFPLGDILRNKEANGRIIKWAIELDTYSIEIRSKPTFKSQALADFVAEWTEIQEPITATCPKHWVMYFDGTLNISGASVGILFITPTKDKLHYVLWIHFPASNNAAEYEACLHGLRIAIEIDIKQLMVYGDSALVINQLNKDWKLEEKFYGIEYHYVVRDQNQPANQLSKIGSSRIAVPLGVFVQDLLVPSIKEEKKVEEVPPTE is encoded by the exons atggagcccgccgatgacatggagatcccagagctggagCTTCCTCATgcttccgccaagtccaaggaagtcaaggag tcggaggaggcaaacacagcttttgagcagctcaagttgttcttaacaaaaccTCTAGTCATGACAGCGCCACAACTAGATGAAACTCTGctaatctacatcgccgccacttctcgtgtcGTCAGCACGACTATTGTCGTCGAATGCGAGGAGTCCGggcatgcctacaaggtgcaatgtccg ctccgacactacttcgagtattacaagatcgccgtggttaccaagttccctctgggggacattctccgcaacaaagaggccaacggccgcatcattaagtgggctattgagctcgacaCTTATTCCATTGAAATCAGAAGCAAACCTACctttaagtcacaggcgcttgctgattttgtcgccgagtggactgagatccaagaacccattaccgccacttgccccaagcactgggtgatgtattttGACGGCACCCTTAACATCAGCGGTGCCAgcgtgggcattctgttcattacaccgACTAAAGATAAGCTCCACTATGTCCTCtggatacactttccggcctccaacaacgccgcggaatatgaagcatgtctccatggtctacgAATAGCTATCGAGATCGACATCAAACAACTTATGGTGtacggggactccgcgctggttatcaaccagctcaacaaagactg gaagcttgaagagaagttctacggtatcgagtaccactacgtggtacgagatcaaaatcaaccaGCCAACCAGCTCTCAAAAATAGGTTCATCTCGCATTGCGGTTCCACTAGGGGTCTTCGTGCAAgatctcctggtgccatccattaaagaagaaaagaaagttGAGGAGGTTCCCCCTACCGagtag